Proteins from a genomic interval of Zingiber officinale cultivar Zhangliang chromosome 2A, Zo_v1.1, whole genome shotgun sequence:
- the LOC122043698 gene encoding uncharacterized protein LOC122043698 — protein MGKQAGGETFVSEGFTNWKGKDRLNIHVGQHDSEHHKARMNCEALMNQFEHIQSILHKQSKQMRNDYRIHLNASIDCIRVLLRQGNSFRGHGETEGSLNPDNFLILLEFLGAHNKEINDVILKNAPKNFDESRDVSMKEQMSVVLRYVDSSGHVNECFIGIEHVTSTTTLSLKAAIDKMFSKYNLSITNVRGQGFDGLQLALIAMDKKNLPISNFFRIVGNVVNVIGSSYKHSDLLKEKHSDFIVEALERGEISSGRGLNQETTLQRAADTRWGSHYNSLISLISMFSVVSDVLEVISEDDSSSPD, from the exons ATGGGAAAACAAGCAGGAGGAGAGACTTTTGTTAGCGAAGGATTCACAAATTGGAAGGGTAAAGATAGATTAAATATTCATGTTGGCCAACATGATAGTGAACATCATAAAGCTCGAatgaattgtgaagctttgatgaatcaatttgagCACATTCAATCAATTTTGCACAAACAGTCAAAGCAAATGCGAAATGATTATCGTATCCATCTCAATGCTTCGATTGATTGTATCAGAGTTTTGTTGCGACAAGGGAATTCATTTCGGGGTCATGGTGAGACTGAAGGTTCTCTTAATCCGGATAACTTTCTTATTCTACTGGAGTTTTTAGGTGCTCATAATAAAGAGATTAATGATGTGATATTGAAAAATGCTCCTAAAAATT TTGATGAATCTCGTGATGTGTCAATGAAGGAGCAAATGTCAGTTGTTTTGCGCTATGTGGATAGTAGTGGGCATGTaaatgagtgttttattggaaTTGAACATGTTACTAGTACTACAACACTCTCACTTAAAGCTGCTATTGATAAGATGTTCTCTAAATATAATTTGAGCATAACTAATGTGAGAGGACAAGGTTTTGATGGA CTTCAACTAGCTCTTATAGCTATGGACAAAAAAAATCTTCCGATTTCTAATTTCTTTCGTATTGTTGGTAATGTGGTAAATGTTATTGGATCATCTTACAAACATTCTGATCTTCTTAAGGAGAAACATTCAGATTTTATTGTTGAGGCACTGGAGAGGGGTGAAATTTCAAGTGGTCGAGGACTTAATCAAGAAACTACCCTTCAACGTGCTGCGGATACACGTTGGGGGTCACATTACAATTCTTTGATCAGTTTGATTTCTATGTTCTCTGTTGTCAGTGATGTGCTTGAAGTGATTTCAGAAGATgattctagttctcctgattaa